ATGCAGGTCAGCAGCAGCCACAGGCCGGCGTAGATCAGCCAGCGCGGCGCGGTGCGCGAAGTCTGCGGCGCGTGAGCTCCTTGGGTTTGTCGCCCACGAACGGGTTGACGTCGCTGCGGAACTCGACCGACACCGGGGTTGCAAACAGGTCGAACTCGTCGCGAAACTTGTTCGCGAGATACCGCTTGTACGACTCCGGCACGTGCGCCGCCTGGCTGCCGTGCACGACGATGCGCGGCGGATTGCGCCCGCCCTGGTGCGCGTAACGCAGGCGGATGCGCCGGCCGCGCACGATCGGCGGCTGGTGCTGGACCATCGCCTTCTCCATGCACCTCGTCAGCGCCGGCGTCGGCATCTTGCGCATCGCCGCCTCGTAGGCGCGGACCATCGACGCCGTGAGGTCGCCGACCGCGGTGCCATGACGCGCGCTGATGAAGTGCACCGGCGCGAACGGCACGAAATCGATCTTGAGCATCAGCA
This Fibrobacterota bacterium DNA region includes the following protein-coding sequences:
- the der gene encoding ribosome biogenesis GTPase Der yields the protein GRIRIAVIGRPNVGKSTLINRLIGEERVITSEVAGTTRDSILVPFERDGRQFTLIDTAGVRRRAKIDDEIEHLSVSKTLQAIAEAHVVTMLVDAHDSIGEQDASVLGLALNRGRALIIAVNKWDNIPPEQREEIKRLLMLKIDFVPFAPVHFISARHGTAVGDLTASMVRAYEAAMRKMPTPALTRCMEKAMVQHQPPIVRGRRIRLRYAHQGGRNPPRIVVHGSQAAHVPESYKRYLANKFRDEFDLFATPVSVEFRSDVNPFVGDKPKELTRRRLRAPRRAG